Proteins co-encoded in one Bremerella sp. TYQ1 genomic window:
- a CDS encoding exo-alpha-sialidase, producing MFRIAVLASLLVSGLTVQATLAAEPTTKEYSPVMLAGDWVPESPHQIDFDRLPKIPSQHVIVSDVRKSKGVNQHNYLTFYDGKYWAMWSDGPAVEDRVGQRISYATSPDGLDWTEPKYLTPEPPGSGKGSQYYNTRSSKGFRWISRGFWQRDGQLLALCSLDEGAGFFGKSLELRAFRWGKKSNTWIDHALVHKNAINNFPPKKIPSGEWMMSRRTHDYSKHGVEFLTGGIEAIDDWDSFPVLGSSQELAAEEPYWWVLPDGRLTALFRDNRQSGYLYRSFSEDNGRTWSLPHRTDFPDARSKFSGVQLADGRYVLVNNPHPKQRDPLALSISDDGVVFTKMGYLAGGRHVDYPHVIEHDGHVLVAFATQKQTVEVLKIKLEDLDALTMPEMPLVKPPPYQPKESDTIIDAGQSNQVTITGPWKSSDKDSQRHGDDYLFLNPTESGTIRFDVDVPAAGDYEIFTLWNARGHRAHEVPFRVTHAEGTKTVNVNQNRDSGSWNSLGTYRLTPGTAAVEVAIDQAKAFVIVDAILVAPRP from the coding sequence ATGTTTCGCATCGCAGTGCTCGCATCTCTGCTTGTCTCAGGGCTAACGGTCCAAGCGACTCTAGCTGCAGAGCCAACGACTAAAGAATATTCCCCCGTGATGCTTGCCGGCGATTGGGTTCCGGAAAGTCCGCATCAGATCGATTTTGACCGGCTCCCAAAGATCCCATCGCAGCATGTCATCGTTAGTGACGTTCGCAAGTCGAAAGGGGTGAATCAGCATAACTACCTCACGTTCTACGACGGCAAATATTGGGCTATGTGGAGCGATGGGCCTGCGGTGGAAGATCGTGTTGGTCAGCGGATTTCGTACGCGACGAGTCCTGATGGGCTCGATTGGACGGAACCGAAGTACCTCACACCCGAGCCACCGGGATCAGGCAAAGGCTCCCAGTATTACAACACCCGCAGCAGTAAAGGCTTTCGCTGGATCTCACGCGGGTTCTGGCAACGCGATGGTCAGCTGCTGGCATTATGTTCGCTGGACGAAGGGGCTGGGTTCTTCGGCAAAAGCCTTGAGCTACGGGCATTTCGCTGGGGCAAAAAGAGCAACACCTGGATCGATCACGCGTTGGTGCATAAGAACGCCATCAACAACTTTCCGCCCAAGAAAATTCCGAGCGGCGAATGGATGATGTCGCGCCGGACGCACGATTACTCGAAACATGGCGTTGAATTTTTGACGGGAGGCATCGAAGCAATTGACGATTGGGATTCCTTTCCCGTGCTCGGTTCAAGCCAAGAACTTGCCGCGGAAGAACCGTACTGGTGGGTTTTGCCTGATGGGCGTTTGACGGCCCTGTTCCGCGACAATCGTCAGAGCGGATATCTGTATCGATCTTTCTCAGAAGACAACGGACGCACGTGGAGCCTGCCCCATCGCACCGACTTCCCGGATGCCCGATCGAAGTTTAGTGGAGTCCAGTTGGCCGACGGGCGCTACGTGTTGGTGAACAATCCCCATCCGAAACAGCGTGATCCATTGGCATTGTCGATCAGCGACGATGGAGTCGTTTTCACGAAGATGGGTTACCTCGCTGGGGGTCGGCATGTCGACTACCCGCACGTGATCGAGCATGACGGTCATGTGTTGGTTGCCTTCGCGACGCAAAAGCAAACCGTCGAAGTGCTGAAGATCAAGCTGGAAGATCTCGACGCGTTGACCATGCCAGAAATGCCATTGGTCAAGCCGCCACCCTACCAGCCGAAAGAGAGCGACACGATTATCGACGCTGGACAAAGCAACCAAGTCACCATCACTGGGCCATGGAAGTCGAGCGATAAAGACTCTCAGCGCCACGGCGACGATTATCTGTTTCTCAATCCGACGGAAAGCGGAACGATCCGCTTTGATGTCGACGTTCCTGCGGCCGGCGATTACGAGATCTTCACGCTCTGGAATGCTCGCGGCCACCGAGCCCACGAGGTGCCTTTCCGCGTGACGCATGCCGAAGGTACCAAGACAGTGAACGTTAATCAAAACCGAGACAGCGGCAGTTGGAACAGTTTGGGAACCTATCGGCTGACCCCAGGAACGGCTGCCGTAGAAGTGGCGATCGATCAAGCGAAAGCGTTCGTGATTGTCGATGCCATCTTGGTGGCACCCCGGCCGTAA
- a CDS encoding LacI family DNA-binding transcriptional regulator: MASTVEIAEAAGVSQATVSRVINNQAGVAPETVQIVRDMIKRLGYQPRPRKARKSSVPAEASKNVAVVMLDESCQRHPTLAMAKLRGVQQALAAAGMNMILADVSSGEVNVPAIDQKQLDGVLLWGHRGSKQLLDKLKGIPSVWLSSHVSSTDSVVSQGNAAIGQLAGEHLLKRNHTNLCFLTVHSDHPGFAARGDGFGYAAHLAGHEIKRFQSEQPLPFEKMSPKQLEEALVPLVDTMLADMPRPIGLFLPDDQITATVYRLLQRANIEVGREIELVSCNNEEPYLAGLHPRPATIDLGPELTGRRAVEQLLWSIQQPQQSGRRVELIVEPILIDGETLDDFA; encoded by the coding sequence ATGGCCAGTACAGTCGAAATTGCGGAAGCTGCCGGTGTTTCCCAGGCCACCGTCTCGCGCGTGATCAACAATCAAGCCGGCGTTGCTCCCGAGACCGTTCAGATTGTTCGCGACATGATCAAGCGACTCGGTTACCAACCGAGACCTCGGAAAGCACGTAAGTCGTCCGTTCCTGCCGAGGCATCCAAGAATGTCGCGGTGGTGATGCTTGACGAAAGTTGCCAGCGACATCCAACGCTTGCGATGGCCAAGTTAAGAGGAGTGCAGCAGGCACTCGCGGCCGCTGGAATGAATATGATCCTAGCCGACGTCAGCAGCGGCGAAGTCAACGTTCCCGCGATTGATCAAAAGCAGCTCGATGGAGTTCTGCTGTGGGGGCATCGTGGCTCGAAACAGCTTCTCGATAAACTGAAAGGCATTCCCAGCGTCTGGCTTTCTTCGCATGTCAGCAGCACTGATAGTGTCGTTTCGCAAGGGAACGCCGCGATCGGACAGTTGGCGGGCGAGCACCTATTAAAGCGGAACCATACGAATCTTTGCTTCCTGACGGTTCACAGCGATCACCCAGGTTTCGCAGCACGCGGCGATGGCTTTGGCTATGCGGCGCATCTCGCCGGTCACGAAATCAAGCGGTTTCAAAGCGAGCAGCCGTTGCCATTCGAGAAGATGTCGCCGAAGCAGTTGGAAGAAGCACTTGTTCCATTGGTCGACACGATGTTGGCCGACATGCCGCGGCCGATCGGTCTTTTCCTGCCTGACGATCAAATCACCGCTACCGTATACCGGCTGCTTCAGCGAGCCAATATCGAAGTCGGCCGAGAAATCGAACTCGTGTCGTGCAATAACGAAGAACCTTACCTCGCGGGTCTGCATCCACGACCTGCAACGATCGATCTTGGCCCCGAACTTACCGGGCGAAGAGCTGTCGAACAATTGCTGTGGAGTATCCAACAGCCTCAGCAAAGTGGTCGTCGCGTCGAACTAATCGTCGAACCCATCTTGATCGATGGAGAAACGCTAGACGACTTTGCCTAA
- a CDS encoding DUF1559 domain-containing protein yields MDCRSKATRRGKRFGDDGFTLVELLVVIAIIGVLIALLLPAVQQAREAARRMSCTNNLKQLGLALHNYHDTHGSFPPSGIDGGKSHGMWIRTSPFFEAGNLYDQYNFNGSWRDNLTLCAESDMATLHCPSSSQTITTLASEQPCPTTHYYGNAGPIGLNATTNEDYARDTSRENVSMFGEVGDEGLFKLRSELGLRDATDGSSNTILLGELSWNDYPFYRAWNRGLHWTSSGLYQATTKNHRYPINIGVKNPSFTMVANNGGYGSQHPGGANFTMADGAVKFLPETIQIETYLALASRGGGEVVALP; encoded by the coding sequence ATGGATTGTCGATCAAAGGCTACGCGTCGCGGCAAACGATTTGGCGACGATGGTTTTACACTCGTCGAATTGCTGGTCGTGATTGCGATCATCGGTGTGCTCATCGCGTTGCTATTGCCGGCGGTGCAACAGGCTCGAGAAGCGGCTCGACGTATGAGCTGTACGAACAATCTCAAGCAGTTGGGACTTGCGCTGCATAACTACCACGACACTCATGGCTCGTTTCCTCCCTCCGGAATCGATGGTGGTAAGTCGCATGGCATGTGGATTCGCACGTCCCCCTTCTTCGAGGCAGGCAATCTTTACGATCAATACAACTTCAACGGATCGTGGCGCGACAACTTGACGCTTTGTGCCGAGTCCGACATGGCAACGCTTCATTGCCCCAGCAGCTCGCAAACGATCACCACGCTTGCTTCCGAACAGCCTTGTCCGACGACACACTACTACGGCAACGCCGGACCGATCGGTTTGAACGCGACGACCAACGAAGACTACGCCCGCGATACCTCGCGCGAGAATGTATCGATGTTTGGCGAAGTAGGTGACGAAGGGCTCTTCAAGCTCCGCAGCGAACTTGGTCTGCGAGACGCAACCGATGGTTCGTCGAACACGATTCTGTTAGGCGAGTTGTCCTGGAACGACTACCCCTTCTATCGCGCCTGGAACCGAGGCCTGCACTGGACATCCAGCGGCTTGTACCAGGCGACCACCAAGAACCATCGTTACCCAATCAACATCGGTGTGAAGAATCCTAGCTTTACGATGGTGGCCAACAACGGCGGATACGGCAGTCAGCACCCGGGCGGAGCGAACTTCACCATGGCCGATGGAGCGGTCAAGTTTCTGCCGGAGACAATTCAAATCGAAACGTATTTAGCCCTCGCCAGCCGTGGTGGTGGCGAAGTCGTGGCACTACCGTAA
- a CDS encoding sialidase family protein produces the protein MKLCLSLFVLLVVSATTLAEEASKAEVLAVKKIWDQAPHNAFTDLIRFRDNFYCVFREGAGHVSPNGSLRILRSNDGSNWESIALVSSDEADLRDAKISVTPDGKLCLAGAGALHQPADAKHQSYIWYSSDGANWSEPIEIGDPNFWIWRIVWHKNSAYGFGYSTATNDEVRLYQSDDGKAFRQIGSELAVKGYANETGLIFLEDDSAMCVLRRDRQPNSAMLGRALPPYTDWKWQDLGEYVGGPELMKSKDGRYLVAGRSRTSSGAKTMIWELDPDEAKLHPLAVLPSGGDTSYPGLVEHDGKLWVSYYSSHEGKTNIYLAEVRLPQKSVLSKSR, from the coding sequence ATGAAACTGTGCCTGAGTCTTTTCGTTTTGCTCGTTGTTTCTGCGACCACCCTTGCCGAGGAAGCCTCGAAGGCTGAAGTTCTTGCGGTGAAAAAGATATGGGATCAAGCACCTCACAATGCATTCACCGATCTAATTCGCTTTCGAGACAACTTCTACTGCGTCTTTCGCGAAGGGGCAGGGCACGTCTCACCGAACGGTTCTCTGCGGATTCTTCGCTCGAATGATGGCTCGAACTGGGAGTCGATCGCGCTGGTCAGTTCGGACGAAGCAGATCTACGCGATGCGAAGATTTCGGTTACGCCCGATGGCAAACTTTGCCTGGCTGGTGCGGGGGCTCTCCATCAACCGGCCGATGCCAAGCATCAGTCGTACATCTGGTACTCTTCCGACGGTGCGAATTGGAGCGAACCGATTGAAATTGGAGATCCCAACTTCTGGATCTGGCGGATCGTTTGGCACAAAAACTCGGCTTACGGCTTCGGATACAGCACTGCCACAAACGACGAGGTTCGCCTTTATCAAAGTGACGACGGCAAGGCGTTTCGCCAAATTGGAAGCGAACTTGCCGTGAAAGGATATGCCAACGAGACAGGCCTGATCTTCTTAGAAGACGATTCAGCCATGTGTGTGCTCCGGCGCGACCGTCAACCGAATTCGGCGATGTTGGGTCGTGCCCTGCCTCCTTACACCGACTGGAAATGGCAAGACCTAGGCGAATATGTCGGCGGACCAGAGCTCATGAAATCAAAGGACGGACGTTACCTGGTCGCCGGGCGTTCGCGTACGTCCTCGGGGGCCAAGACGATGATCTGGGAGCTTGACCCTGACGAAGCAAAGCTGCATCCGCTCGCGGTGCTGCCGTCTGGGGGCGACACCAGTTACCCAGGGCTTGTCGAACATGATGGCAAGCTATGGGTTAGCTACTATTCGTCCCACGAAGGGAAAACGAATATCTATCTGGCCGAGGTGCGTCTGCCACAAAAATCGGTGCTTTCCAAGTCGCGATAG
- a CDS encoding efflux RND transporter periplasmic adaptor subunit has protein sequence MKATTTAALVLALFALVITGCESMAESHEEHHDAEHAESHSDSHAESHSEGGHHAPHKIIVTSPLKKDVISTQQYVCQIHSCKHIEIRALEGGYLEEVRINEGQQVQKGDLMFKIVPTLYQAKLDSEIAEANRIEIELKNAQNLLDKNIVSPQELAIKKAELAKVNAKVALAEAELNFTNVRAPFEGIVDRQLVQLGSLVEEGEVLTTFSDNSTMWVYFNVPEARYLEYKRQLDRDKASGNNEEHLQVELKLANSEIFPQPGKIGAIEADFNNTTGNIAFRADFANPTGLLRNGQTGTILIHRTLKGVLVIPQRATFEILAKRYAFVVDEDNVVRQRDITIQSEQDDIFVIKEGLQEGDKIILEGIRQVRDGDKIEFEFESPEDVLGNLKYHAE, from the coding sequence ATGAAAGCTACAACGACAGCCGCGCTCGTGCTGGCATTGTTCGCGCTCGTGATTACTGGCTGTGAGTCGATGGCTGAATCACACGAAGAACATCACGACGCAGAACATGCCGAGTCGCATAGCGATTCGCACGCTGAGTCACATAGTGAAGGGGGACATCATGCTCCCCATAAAATTATCGTGACAAGTCCATTGAAGAAGGACGTAATCAGTACACAGCAGTACGTCTGCCAGATCCATTCCTGCAAACATATCGAAATCCGCGCCCTCGAAGGAGGTTACCTCGAAGAGGTCCGCATCAACGAAGGCCAACAAGTGCAAAAGGGAGACTTGATGTTCAAGATCGTCCCGACGCTTTACCAGGCCAAGCTCGATTCGGAAATCGCCGAAGCCAACCGAATTGAAATCGAGCTGAAGAATGCTCAAAACCTGCTCGACAAGAACATCGTTTCGCCCCAGGAACTGGCGATCAAAAAGGCGGAACTCGCGAAAGTCAACGCCAAAGTCGCACTCGCGGAAGCGGAGCTGAACTTCACCAACGTCAGGGCCCCCTTCGAAGGAATCGTCGATCGACAACTCGTGCAGTTAGGTAGCTTGGTCGAGGAAGGGGAGGTGCTGACAACGTTCTCGGACAACAGCACGATGTGGGTCTACTTTAACGTGCCAGAGGCGCGTTATCTCGAATACAAGCGGCAACTCGATCGCGATAAAGCATCCGGCAACAACGAAGAGCATTTACAGGTCGAATTAAAGCTGGCCAACAGCGAGATCTTTCCCCAGCCTGGGAAGATCGGCGCGATTGAGGCGGACTTCAACAACACAACCGGCAACATTGCATTTCGAGCCGACTTCGCCAATCCGACAGGTCTTTTGCGAAATGGTCAGACAGGAACGATCCTCATCCATCGAACACTGAAGGGTGTTCTGGTGATTCCGCAGCGAGCCACGTTCGAGATTCTCGCCAAGCGCTATGCATTCGTTGTCGACGAAGACAATGTTGTTCGCCAGCGCGATATCACCATTCAAAGTGAGCAGGACGATATCTTCGTCATTAAAGAGGGCCTTCAAGAGGGAGATAAGATCATCCTCGAAGGGATTCGGCAGGTTCGGGACGGAGACAAAATCGAATTCGAATTCGAGTCTCCCGAAGATGTTCTCGGCAATTTGAAATACCACGCGGAATAG
- a CDS encoding efflux RND transporter permease subunit codes for MFTKFLHRPALAIVISLLILFMGGLAISALPISQFPSVAPPSVRVSVSYPGASAKILIDSTMVILEQAINGVPNMRYMMGDATSAGEGTIQVVFEPGTDPNVAVMNVNNRVNMVKNQLPPIVQREGIIVMQNMTSMLMYVNVYSEDPNVDQNFLYNYATVNVLNEIKRIPGVGRATILGNRSYAMRIELDLDRMRAYKVDAEDVMKALDEQSMIGSPGRLGQATGQTSQTLEYVLTWVGRYKTPEEYEKIILRSTEEGEILRLGDVAHVWLGSSFYDLYSDIDGLPSAAIVLKQTPGSNAAQVIEKVKEKIEEIKQASFPPGMDYAVTYDVSHFLDASIEKVLHTLFEAFILVSLVVFLFLGDFRSTLIPTLAVPVSLIGTFFFMLMFGMSVNLITLFALVLAIGVVVDDAIVVVEAVHEKMHSKHLSPYKATMEVVHEISGAIIAITLVMTAVFIPVTFMTGPVGVFYRQFALTMAMSIVLSGVVALTLTPVLCAMILKPLQPGRQRGLVGFTNRGLKKVAGKYAFILRALLSITLGLAAGYGIYEAMHIEIVHEVISEQFELTPLRMMIIGGIAAVLFIFSFRSALSGSEPEEKKVRGPIGIFVHIFDRAVEKVTSAYVGVVGLVVTRRVLTILVIGAFCYGILVVNKVLPTGFIPLEDQGMLYGIVQTPPGSTLEYTNAKCHELQAICAEMDEITSVSSIAGYEVLTEGRGSNAGTCIINLKPWADRELTSKQIIEELEKRGTDIANVKLEFFEPPAVPGFGAAGGFSVNLLDKTNSGDYQALGEETEKFMAALEKRKELKGLFTFFAANYPQYEIVIDNDVAMQKGVSIRDALDNLSIVVGSTWEQGFVRFGQFYKVYVQAAPEFRRYPEDLDNMFVKNEEGEMVPYSAFMRIEKKQGLNEISRYNLYPTAPIQGAPAAGYSSGEAIAAIKEVAAETLPHGFDIDWRGLAYDEAKAGNTAVYIFLIVVVFVYMVLVGQYESFLLPLAVIVSLPIGIFGSFLFLKSMGLANDVYAQIGLVMLVGLLGKNAILIIEFAVQRRHDGLSIKDAAIEGSKLRFRPIMMTSFAFIAGLIPLVRATGPGAIGNRTIGTTAVGGMLLGTLIGVFVIPGLYYLFAKLSDGRKLIRDEHDDPLSEIFERDETNEHKGF; via the coding sequence ATGTTTACTAAGTTCTTACATCGGCCAGCCTTGGCCATCGTGATCTCGCTGCTCATTTTATTCATGGGTGGCCTGGCAATCTCGGCACTGCCAATTTCGCAGTTCCCTTCGGTCGCACCACCAAGTGTTCGTGTTTCGGTTTCTTACCCAGGCGCGAGTGCAAAGATCTTGATCGACTCGACCATGGTGATTCTGGAACAAGCGATCAATGGCGTTCCTAACATGCGTTACATGATGGGCGACGCAACTAGCGCTGGGGAAGGAACCATTCAAGTGGTTTTTGAACCTGGCACCGACCCGAACGTGGCGGTGATGAATGTCAACAACCGCGTGAACATGGTGAAAAACCAACTTCCCCCGATCGTGCAGCGTGAAGGGATCATCGTCATGCAGAACATGACGAGCATGTTGATGTACGTCAACGTTTACAGCGAAGACCCCAACGTCGATCAGAACTTCCTGTACAACTACGCCACCGTCAACGTGCTGAACGAAATCAAACGTATCCCCGGGGTGGGCCGAGCAACGATTCTCGGTAACCGCTCCTACGCGATGCGTATTGAGCTAGATCTCGATCGTATGCGGGCCTACAAAGTTGACGCGGAAGACGTGATGAAAGCGCTCGACGAACAAAGCATGATTGGTTCGCCGGGAAGATTGGGCCAAGCGACCGGGCAAACGTCTCAAACGCTTGAGTATGTTCTCACCTGGGTGGGACGATATAAAACCCCGGAAGAGTACGAAAAGATCATTCTTCGTTCGACGGAAGAAGGGGAGATTTTACGACTCGGTGACGTGGCCCACGTCTGGCTCGGATCGTCGTTCTACGACTTGTACTCCGACATCGATGGCTTGCCTTCGGCGGCGATCGTGTTGAAACAAACGCCGGGATCGAACGCCGCGCAAGTCATTGAGAAAGTGAAGGAGAAGATTGAAGAGATCAAGCAAGCCTCGTTCCCGCCCGGCATGGACTACGCGGTGACGTACGACGTTTCTCACTTCTTGGATGCGTCGATTGAAAAGGTGCTGCACACGCTGTTCGAGGCTTTTATTCTCGTTTCGTTGGTGGTGTTTCTTTTCCTCGGCGACTTCCGCAGCACGCTGATTCCAACGCTGGCGGTGCCGGTGTCGCTGATCGGGACGTTCTTCTTCATGCTAATGTTCGGCATGTCGGTCAATTTGATCACGCTGTTCGCGTTGGTGTTGGCCATCGGCGTGGTGGTGGACGACGCGATCGTGGTGGTGGAAGCCGTGCACGAAAAGATGCACTCGAAGCATCTCAGTCCGTATAAAGCAACCATGGAAGTGGTCCATGAAATCAGCGGGGCGATCATTGCGATTACCTTGGTGATGACCGCTGTGTTTATTCCCGTCACGTTCATGACTGGACCAGTGGGTGTCTTTTATCGCCAGTTCGCGTTGACGATGGCCATGTCGATCGTCCTTTCTGGCGTGGTCGCTTTGACGTTGACGCCGGTTCTTTGTGCAATGATTTTGAAGCCGCTTCAGCCAGGCCGACAACGTGGCTTGGTTGGCTTTACGAATCGTGGCCTGAAGAAAGTCGCCGGCAAATACGCGTTCATTCTGCGAGCGTTGCTTTCGATCACCCTCGGCTTAGCGGCCGGGTATGGGATTTATGAAGCGATGCATATCGAGATCGTTCATGAAGTGATCTCCGAGCAGTTTGAATTAACCCCACTACGAATGATGATCATCGGCGGCATCGCCGCGGTACTGTTCATTTTCTCGTTCCGATCCGCATTGTCAGGCAGCGAACCAGAAGAAAAGAAAGTACGGGGGCCTATCGGCATCTTCGTGCATATCTTTGATCGAGCGGTTGAAAAAGTAACGAGTGCCTACGTCGGTGTCGTTGGTCTCGTTGTTACGCGGCGTGTACTGACAATCTTGGTTATTGGTGCTTTCTGCTATGGGATTCTTGTCGTCAACAAAGTACTTCCGACCGGGTTTATTCCGCTGGAAGACCAGGGGATGCTGTACGGGATCGTGCAGACACCGCCAGGATCGACGCTCGAGTATACCAATGCCAAGTGTCACGAATTGCAAGCCATTTGTGCCGAGATGGACGAGATCACTTCGGTCTCTTCCATTGCCGGCTATGAGGTTTTGACAGAAGGGCGTGGCTCGAACGCCGGCACATGTATCATCAACTTGAAACCATGGGCCGATCGAGAACTGACGTCCAAGCAGATCATTGAAGAGCTTGAAAAACGTGGTACCGATATCGCAAACGTTAAACTGGAGTTCTTCGAGCCGCCAGCAGTTCCCGGCTTCGGTGCGGCAGGTGGTTTCTCGGTGAACTTACTCGACAAAACGAACAGCGGAGACTACCAGGCCCTCGGCGAAGAAACCGAAAAGTTCATGGCCGCGCTCGAAAAACGGAAGGAACTGAAAGGCTTGTTCACGTTCTTTGCGGCCAACTACCCCCAGTACGAAATCGTGATCGATAACGACGTTGCGATGCAGAAAGGAGTCTCGATTCGCGACGCACTGGATAACCTTTCGATTGTCGTAGGTAGCACTTGGGAACAAGGATTTGTCCGCTTTGGGCAGTTCTATAAAGTCTATGTGCAAGCGGCGCCTGAGTTCCGCCGTTATCCGGAAGATCTCGACAACATGTTCGTTAAGAATGAGGAAGGAGAGATGGTTCCCTATTCCGCGTTCATGCGAATCGAGAAGAAGCAAGGCCTCAACGAAATTAGCCGCTACAATCTTTATCCGACTGCTCCTATCCAAGGCGCCCCAGCGGCAGGATATAGCAGTGGTGAAGCAATTGCCGCGATTAAAGAAGTGGCGGCTGAAACACTGCCGCACGGGTTTGATATCGACTGGCGCGGCCTGGCGTACGATGAAGCGAAAGCCGGTAACACGGCCGTGTATATCTTTTTGATCGTAGTGGTCTTTGTTTACATGGTGTTAGTCGGACAATACGAAAGCTTCCTGTTGCCGTTGGCGGTGATTGTGTCGTTGCCGATCGGGATTTTCGGCTCGTTCCTCTTTCTGAAATCAATGGGACTCGCCAACGACGTCTATGCCCAGATTGGGCTTGTGATGCTTGTCGGATTGTTAGGCAAGAACGCAATTCTGATTATTGAATTCGCGGTGCAACGCCGCCACGATGGATTGAGCATCAAGGACGCTGCCATTGAAGGGAGCAAACTTCGCTTCCGACCGATTATGATGACGTCGTTTGCGTTTATTGCCGGTCTAATTCCGTTGGTTCGTGCGACTGGGCCAGGGGCCATCGGCAACCGAACGATCGGCACCACTGCGGTCGGCGGTATGCTGCTAGGTACGCTTATTGGCGTGTTCGTCATCCCAGGTCTGTATTACTTGTTCGCGAAGCTTTCTGATGGCCGCAAACTCATTCGAGACGAACATGATGACCCACTGTCAGAGATCTTCGAGCGTGACGAAACCAACGAGCACAAAGGCTTTTAA
- a CDS encoding TolC family protein yields the protein MRRFDLRTHIFSTGHKPVAFSILVACLTLALLPGCGIPKLCCVDPNPYLPPEFAGETSGDNAAQVGVYNFFNDQALAQLIAEGLASNQELKIRNQEVQVARNEIIARRGSYLPFVSVGADGGFERTSKFTPLGAAEDQLTYPGGGEFPDPLPNVGLRANLLWRVDIWRELRNARDAAEQRYAEAVEIRDYYVTRLVAEIADNYYELTALDQRMIYLNQTIEIQKQSLEVAKAQKEAARGTELAVQRFLAEVRKNESQRLIVQQDMIEIENKINFLVGRYPQPVQRASWEFIDLDSRMLGVGVPAQLLQNRRDIRAAERELAASGLDVLVARAQFFPRFDIRASVGYEAFNPRYLFDPGAFIASTAGELVAPLINKAAIRAEYQSANARQLQAVYDYQRTVLNAYTEVVNRMAKVENYRKSVELKQHQVVALEQSVDVATNLFQNARSEYVDVLFSQRDLLEARVDMIETKQQQLSAIVNAYQALGGGYLLTTAGLTYKDIRCLPTPYLPGETIDAPIPEEAGEIPNPEEEGLPPLPSEADLSATRLTPIDS from the coding sequence ATGAGACGATTCGACCTCCGCACGCACATCTTTTCGACGGGACATAAACCGGTTGCATTTTCGATTCTCGTTGCTTGCCTAACTTTGGCGCTGCTTCCAGGGTGTGGTATTCCTAAGCTGTGCTGCGTCGACCCGAATCCTTATCTTCCCCCTGAATTCGCTGGGGAAACCAGCGGCGATAACGCCGCTCAAGTTGGCGTCTACAATTTCTTCAACGACCAGGCCTTGGCTCAACTCATTGCGGAAGGGCTGGCTTCGAACCAGGAATTGAAGATCCGCAACCAAGAGGTTCAAGTCGCACGAAACGAGATCATCGCCCGTCGCGGTTCTTACCTGCCATTCGTCAGCGTCGGTGCCGACGGTGGCTTTGAACGCACCAGCAAGTTCACCCCGCTTGGCGCAGCCGAAGATCAGTTGACTTATCCCGGAGGTGGCGAGTTTCCGGATCCACTTCCCAACGTCGGACTTCGAGCCAACTTATTGTGGCGTGTCGACATCTGGCGTGAACTACGCAACGCTCGCGATGCGGCCGAACAGCGATACGCTGAAGCCGTCGAAATCCGCGATTACTACGTGACACGTCTCGTCGCTGAAATTGCGGACAATTACTACGAACTGACGGCCCTCGACCAGCGCATGATTTATCTCAATCAAACCATTGAGATCCAAAAGCAAAGCCTTGAAGTGGCGAAGGCTCAGAAGGAAGCCGCTCGTGGCACCGAGTTGGCCGTCCAGCGATTTCTGGCCGAAGTTCGTAAGAACGAAAGCCAGCGTCTGATCGTTCAGCAAGACATGATCGAGATCGAGAACAAGATCAACTTCCTTGTCGGCCGCTATCCGCAACCCGTTCAGCGAGCATCGTGGGAGTTCATCGACCTCGACTCACGCATGCTGGGAGTCGGCGTTCCCGCACAACTACTTCAGAACCGACGCGACATCCGCGCCGCCGAACGGGAACTCGCCGCCTCAGGTCTCGATGTCCTTGTTGCCAGGGCACAGTTCTTCCCTCGCTTCGACATTCGAGCAAGCGTCGGTTATGAAGCGTTCAATCCTCGGTACCTCTTCGATCCAGGAGCGTTCATCGCCAGCACAGCCGGGGAACTTGTAGCCCCGCTGATCAATAAAGCAGCGATTCGAGCCGAATACCAAAGTGCCAATGCACGCCAGTTGCAAGCCGTTTACGACTATCAACGTACCGTCCTGAACGCTTACACCGAAGTCGTCAATCGGATGGCTAAAGTCGAGAACTACCGCAAGAGCGTCGAGCTTAAGCAGCATCAAGTCGTTGCGTTGGAACAATCGGTTGACGTCGCGACGAATCTCTTCCAGAACGCTCGCTCGGAATATGTCGACGTGCTGTTCTCTCAACGAGATCTCTTGGAAGCGAGAGTCGACATGATCGAAACCAAGCAGCAGCAACTTTCGGCTATCGTCAACGCCTACCAGGCACTCGGCGGTGGTTACCTGCTGACAACAGCTGGCCTGACGTACAAAGACATCCGCTGCTTGCCTACGCCATACCTACCTGGCGAAACCATCGACGCCCCCATTCCAGAAGAGGCCGGCGAAATCCCGAATCCGGAAGAAGAAGGACTCCCGCCTCTTCCCAGCGAAGCCGATCTCTCAGCAACCCGACTAACCCCAATCGACTCGTAA